The Panicum hallii strain FIL2 chromosome 9, PHallii_v3.1, whole genome shotgun sequence genome has a window encoding:
- the LOC112876675 gene encoding WUSCHEL-related homeobox 6-like: protein MSAQVWLSPKLGASLPQASHSSVDRSTNLLPFTRSVCASRVSRTPTTLQNQRFQSTNVLRLTQFDRSMEGSSNSPDRQSSGGSPEERGSGSGSGSGGRGTGEPVRSRWTPKPEQILILESIFNSGMVNPPKDETVRIRKLLERFGAVGDANVFYWFQNRRSRSRRRQRQMQAAAAAAAAAAASAAQSSPVASPTVGLPSGAVRYPLAMGGSASVCQYEQQASSSSSSGSTGGSSLGLFALGPGVPGTGAGYFQASCGASSPLAPGLMGDVDSGGGSDDLFAISRQMGFAESPVASSSVAPSTTAGHQQQYYSCQSPAATITVFINGVPMEVPRGPIDLRAMFGQDVMLVHSTGALLPVNDYGILTQNLQMGESYFLVARPT, encoded by the exons ATGAGTGCGCAAGTGTGGTTGTCTCCTAAATTGGGCGCCTCTCTCCCTCAAGCTAGCCACTCCTCTGTCGATCGAAGCACAAACCTACTGCCCTTCACACGTAGTGTGTGTGCTAGTCGTGTGTCGCGCACACCCACAACCTTACAGAACCAAAGATTCCAATCAACCAACGTTCTTCGCCTAACCCAGTTCGATCGATCGATGGAGGGGAGCAGCAATAGCCCCGACAGGCAGTCGTCGGGCGGCAGCCCGGAGgagcgcggcagcggcagcggcagcggcagcggggGCCGGGGCACCGGGGAGCCGGTGCGGTCGCGGTGGACGCCGAAGCCGGAGCAGATACTGATCCTCGAGTCCATCTTCAACAGCGGCATGGTCAACCCGCCCAAGGACGAGACCGTCCGCATCCGCAAGCTGCTCGAACGCTTCGGCGCCGTCGGCGACGCCAACGTCTTCTACTGGTTCCAGAACCGCCGCTCCCGCTCGCGGCGTCGCCAGCGCCAGATgcaggccgcggccgcggccgcggcggcagccgccgcctccgcggccCAGAGCTCTCCGGTGGCTAGCCCCACCGTCGGCCTTCCGTCTGGCGCCGTACGATACCCCTTGGCCATGGGTGGGAGCGCGAGCGTCTGCCAGTATGAGCAGCAGGCGAGCTCCTCCTCTTCGTCGGGAAGCACGGGCGGCTCGTCGCTGGGGCTGTTCGCGCTCGGCCCGGGGGTGCCCGGTACCGGCGCTGGGTACTTCCAGGCGTCGTGCGGCGCTTCCTCGCCGCTGGCGCCCGGGCTGATGGGCGACgtggacagcggcggcggcagcgacgaTCTCTTCGCCATCTCGCGGCAGATGGGGTTCGCGGAGAGCCCCGTCGCCTCGTCCTCCGTGGcgccgagcaccaccgccggccaccagcaGCAGTATTACTCATGCCAATCACCTGCAG CGACGATCACGGTGTTCATCAACGGAGTGCCAATGGAGGTTCCCCGGGGTCCAATAGACTTGCGAGCCATGTTCGGCCAGGACGTGATGCTCGTCCACTCCACCGGGGCCCTCCTACCCGTCAACG